From a region of the Rhinolophus sinicus isolate RSC01 linkage group LG04, ASM3656204v1, whole genome shotgun sequence genome:
- the ZFAND5 gene encoding AN1-type zinc finger protein 5, protein MAQETNQTPGPMLCSTGCGFYGNPRTNGMCSVCYKEHLQRQQNSGRMSPMGTTSGSNSPTSDSASVQRAEASLNNCEGAAGSTSEKSRNVPVAALPVTQQMTEMSISREDKITTPKTEVSEPVVTQPSPSVSQPSTSQSEEKAPELPKPKKNRCFMCRKKVGLTGFDCRCGNLFCGLHRYSDKHNCPYDYKAEAAAKIRKENPVVVAEKIQRI, encoded by the exons ATGGCTCAGGAGACTAACCAGACCCCAGGGCCCATGCTGTGTAGTACAGGATGTGGCTTTTATGGAAATCCTAGAACAAATGGAATGTGTTCTGTTTGCTATAAAGAACATCTTCAGAGGCAGCAGAATAGTGGCAGAATGAGCCCAATGG ggaCAACTAGTGGTTCCAACAGTCCTACCTCAGATTCTGCATCTGTACAAAGAGCAGAAGCTAGTTTAAACAACTGTGAAGGTGCTGCTGGCAGCACATCTGAAAAATCAAG AAATGTGCCTGTGGCTGCCTTGCCTGTAACTCAGCAAATGACAGAAATGAGCATTTCAAGAGAGGACAAAATAACTACCCCGAAAACAGAGGTGTCAGAGCCAG TTGTCACTCAGCCCAGTCCCTCAGTTTCTCAGCCCAGTACTtctcaaagtgaagaaaaagctCCTGAGTTACCTAAACCAAAGAAGAACAGATGTTTCATGTGCAGAAAGAAAGTTGGCCTTACAG GGTTTGACTGCCGATGTGGAAATTTGTTTTGTGGACTTCACCGTTACTCTGACAAGCACAACTGTCCATATGATTACAAAGCAGAAGCTGCagcaaaaatcagaaaagagaatCCAGTTGTTGTGGCTGAAAAAATCCAGAGAATATAA